A stretch of Roseovarius sp. M141 DNA encodes these proteins:
- a CDS encoding DMT family transporter, giving the protein MQAQVNTRPGWGIFWMVVTGILFVGVTALVKTIGTRLPAPQAAFLRYALGLILLVPALPIILRTPISRRLWVVFGARGAVHTVGVALWFFAMARIPLADVTAMNFLSPIYVTIGAALFLGERLALRRLLAVLIALGGALIILRPGLREVGPGHLAMVLTAICFGASYLLAKMASSEVSPVAVVGMMSITVAIGLAPLAALDWVTPTWLELITLFGVAVLATGGHYTMTLAFRAAPLAVTQPMTFLQLVWAVLLGALVFGEGVDPYVVLGGMVIVASVSFITWREAILKRRAITPTSVATKC; this is encoded by the coding sequence ATGCAGGCGCAAGTGAACACACGGCCCGGCTGGGGCATTTTCTGGATGGTCGTTACCGGCATTCTGTTTGTCGGAGTGACGGCGCTGGTCAAGACGATCGGCACGCGCCTGCCTGCGCCGCAGGCGGCGTTCCTGCGCTATGCGCTGGGCCTGATCCTGCTGGTCCCGGCGCTGCCCATTATCCTGCGCACGCCGATCAGTCGGCGCTTATGGGTGGTTTTCGGGGCGCGCGGAGCGGTGCACACGGTGGGGGTGGCGCTGTGGTTCTTTGCCATGGCGCGCATTCCGCTGGCCGATGTGACGGCGATGAATTTCCTGTCGCCGATCTACGTCACCATCGGCGCCGCGCTGTTTCTGGGGGAACGGCTGGCGCTGCGCCGACTGTTGGCCGTGCTGATCGCGCTGGGTGGCGCGCTGATCATCCTGCGCCCCGGTCTGCGCGAGGTCGGGCCCGGCCATCTGGCGATGGTGCTGACGGCGATCTGTTTCGGGGCATCGTATCTGTTGGCAAAGATGGCGTCGAGCGAGGTGTCGCCCGTGGCCGTGGTTGGCATGATGTCGATAACGGTCGCCATCGGGCTGGCGCCGCTGGCCGCGCTGGACTGGGTTACGCCGACCTGGCTGGAGTTGATCACACTGTTCGGGGTCGCGGTTCTGGCGACAGGGGGGCATTACACCATGACGCTGGCCTTTCGCGCGGCGCCGCTGGCGGTGACGCAGCCGATGACGTTCCTGCAACTGGTATGGGCAGTGCTGCTGGGCGCGCTGGTCTTTGGCGAAGGGGTCGACCCCTACGTTGTGCTGGGCGGCATGGTCATCGTCGCGTCGGTCAGTTTCATCACCTGGCGCGAGGCGATTCTGAAGCGCCGCGCCATCACCCCGACAAGCGTCGCGACCAAGTGTTAG
- a CDS encoding YdcH family protein, translated as MTHVPHQLAEEFPDKADDISRLEQTDAHFARLTKEYDEVNRIVHRAETNVAPMEDLAEGEMRKKRGALKDEIYQMLTKAS; from the coding sequence ATGACCCATGTCCCCCATCAACTGGCTGAGGAATTCCCCGACAAGGCCGATGATATCTCCAGGTTAGAGCAGACGGACGCCCATTTCGCCCGGCTGACCAAGGAATATGACGAGGTGAACCGCATCGTTCATAGGGCCGAAACCAACGTCGCCCCGATGGAGGATCTGGCCGAAGGTGAGATGCGCAAGAAGCGCGGCGCGCTCAAGGACGAGATTTATCAGATGTTGACGAAAGCGTCTTAA
- a CDS encoding multidrug effflux MFS transporter, which produces MTTRTPAKFLDRSTPPHIATLILMAGVSALAMNIFLPSLPGMAEYFDAPYRLMQLSVALYLAVNAVLQILIGPISDKLGRRPVILWGLAVFLLATIGCALSESVGMFLFFRMMQAAIVSAMVLSRAIVRDMVPENQAASMIGYVTMGMAVVPMVGPVFGGMLDQAFGWQSNFWALLVVGAIILWIGWADLGETAGKSGLTLAQQFREYPTLCRSLRFWGYAMAAALSSGAFFAYLGGAPYVGDHVFGLEPAQVGFYFGAPALGYFAGNFISGRFSVEVGVNRMVYWGTLITAVGIAINLGIFYAGLGSAASFFGLMTLMGLGNGMTIPNATAGALSVRPSLAGTASGLSGALMIGGGAVLSALAGVWLTPESGAFPLLWIMMVVSLGAIVTILLVMRREARLGLS; this is translated from the coding sequence ATGACCACCCGGACCCCCGCCAAATTTCTGGACCGCAGCACACCGCCGCATATCGCCACGCTTATTCTGATGGCGGGCGTGTCGGCGCTGGCGATGAACATCTTTCTGCCGTCGCTGCCCGGCATGGCAGAGTATTTCGACGCGCCTTACCGTCTGATGCAACTGTCTGTCGCGCTCTATCTGGCGGTCAACGCGGTGCTTCAGATCCTGATCGGCCCGATTTCGGACAAACTGGGGCGTCGGCCTGTCATCCTGTGGGGGCTCGCGGTGTTCCTGCTGGCGACCATCGGCTGCGCCCTGTCAGAATCGGTCGGGATGTTCCTGTTTTTTCGCATGATGCAGGCGGCCATCGTATCGGCCATGGTCCTGAGCCGGGCAATCGTGCGCGATATGGTCCCGGAAAATCAGGCGGCCAGCATGATCGGCTATGTCACTATGGGCATGGCAGTGGTGCCGATGGTCGGCCCGGTCTTTGGCGGGATGCTGGATCAGGCATTTGGCTGGCAGTCGAATTTCTGGGCACTGCTTGTTGTCGGCGCGATCATCCTGTGGATCGGCTGGGCCGATCTGGGCGAGACGGCCGGGAAATCCGGGCTGACCCTTGCGCAGCAGTTTCGCGAGTATCCGACGCTCTGCCGCAGCCTGCGGTTCTGGGGCTACGCTATGGCCGCGGCGCTGTCGTCGGGGGCCTTCTTTGCCTATCTGGGCGGCGCGCCTTACGTGGGCGATCATGTCTTTGGGCTGGAGCCTGCGCAGGTTGGCTTCTACTTCGGCGCGCCGGCGCTGGGGTATTTCGCAGGCAATTTCATCTCGGGCCGGTTTTCGGTCGAGGTGGGGGTGAACAGGATGGTCTATTGGGGCACTCTGATCACCGCCGTAGGGATCGCGATCAATCTGGGCATCTTCTACGCAGGGCTGGGCAGCGCGGCCAGCTTCTTTGGCCTGATGACGCTGATGGGCCTGGGCAATGGCATGACCATCCCCAACGCCACCGCCGGCGCGCTGTCGGTGCGCCCCAGTCTGGCCGGCACGGCCAGCGGCCTGTCGGGTGCGCTGATGATCGGCGGCGGCGCGGTTCTGTCGGCGCTGGCGGGCGTGTGGCTGACGCCGGAATCGGGCGCCTTTCCCCTGTTGTGGATCATGATGGTGGTGTCCCTGGGGGCAATCGTGACCATCCTGCTGGTGATGCGGCGCGAGGCGCGGCTGGGCCTGTCCTGA
- a CDS encoding pyruvate carboxylase → MTEFKKILIANRGEIAIRIMRAANEMGKRTVAVFAEEDKLGLHRFKADEAYRIGEGLGPVAAYLSIDEIIRVARESGADAIHPGYGLLSENPDFVDACVANGITFIGPQAKTMRQLGDKASARRVAIEAGVPVIPATEVLGTDMDVIRAEAEAVGYPLMLKASWGGGGRGMRPIIGPGELEEKVLEGRREAESAFGNGEGYLEKMILRARHVEVQILGDKHGNMYHLFERDCSVQRRNQKVVERAPAPYLTDAQRAEVCELGYKICKHVNYECAGTVEFLMDMDTQKFHFIEVNPRVQVEHTVTEEVTGIDIVQAQIKIAEGKTLTEATRKERQEDIQLHGHALQTRITTEDPQNNFIPDYGRITAFREATGMGIRLDGGTAYSGGVITRFYDSLLVKVTAHAQTPEAAIARMDRALREFRIRGVSTNIAFVENLLKHPTFLNNTYTTKFIDETPELFTFSSRRDRGTKVLTYIADITVNGHPETKDRPRPRTDLKDPRPPVPRGEPQMGTRNLLEQKGPQAVADWMKKQKQLLITDTTMRDGHQSLLATRMRSRDMIRVAPAYAAHLPQLFSVECWGGATFDVAYRFLQECPWQRLRDLRVAMPNVMSQMLLRASNGVGYTNYPDNVVQEFVRQAAKTGVDVFRVFDSLNWVENMRVAMDAVIESNKICEGTICYTGDILNPDRAKYDLKYYVGMAREMEAAGAHVLGLKDMAGLLKPAAARVLIRALKEEVGLPIHFHTHDTAGIACATILAAADAGVDAVDCAMDALSGNTSQATLGSIVEALSHTDRDTGIDIGAVREISDYWDSVRAHYAPFESSMQAPSSEVYLHEMPGGQFTNLREQARSLGLEDRWPEVAQTYADVNQMFGDIVKVTPSSKVVGDMALMMVSQGLTRAEVEDPAHDLSFPDSVIDMLRGNLGQPPGGFPAALTAKALKGETPGTDRPGAHLPPIDLEETRAELSAAMEGRAVDDEDLNGYLMYPKVFLDYMGRHRLYGPVRALPTRTFFYGMKPGEEITAEIDPGKTLEIRLQAVGETGEDGEVRVFFELNGQPRVIRVPNRLVTSQTAARPKAEPGNPCHIGAPMPGVVASVAAVVGAEVKADDLLLTIEAMKMETGIYAERDAVVKAVHVTPGGQIDAKDLLIELE, encoded by the coding sequence ATGACCGAATTCAAGAAAATCCTGATCGCCAACCGTGGCGAGATTGCCATCCGCATCATGCGCGCCGCCAACGAAATGGGCAAACGCACAGTCGCGGTCTTTGCCGAAGAGGACAAGCTGGGCCTGCACCGTTTCAAGGCGGACGAGGCGTACCGCATCGGCGAAGGGCTGGGCCCCGTCGCCGCTTATCTCAGCATCGACGAGATCATCCGAGTCGCGCGCGAATCGGGCGCCGATGCGATCCATCCCGGCTATGGCCTGCTGTCCGAAAATCCCGATTTCGTCGACGCCTGCGTGGCTAACGGCATCACCTTCATCGGCCCTCAGGCCAAGACCATGCGCCAACTGGGCGACAAGGCCAGCGCGCGCCGCGTCGCCATCGAGGCCGGCGTCCCCGTCATCCCCGCGACCGAGGTGCTGGGCACAGACATGGACGTCATCCGCGCCGAGGCCGAGGCAGTGGGGTATCCGCTGATGCTCAAGGCGTCGTGGGGCGGCGGCGGGCGCGGCATGCGCCCGATCATCGGCCCCGGCGAGCTGGAGGAAAAGGTGCTGGAGGGCCGCCGCGAGGCCGAGTCGGCCTTTGGCAACGGCGAGGGCTATCTCGAAAAGATGATCCTGCGCGCCCGCCACGTCGAGGTGCAGATCCTCGGCGACAAGCATGGCAACATGTATCACCTGTTCGAGCGCGATTGCAGTGTCCAGCGCCGCAACCAGAAGGTGGTGGAACGTGCCCCCGCGCCCTATCTGACAGACGCCCAGCGCGCCGAGGTTTGCGAACTGGGTTACAAGATCTGCAAGCATGTGAATTACGAATGCGCCGGCACCGTCGAATTCCTGATGGATATGGACACGCAGAAATTCCACTTCATCGAGGTAAACCCGCGCGTGCAGGTCGAACATACCGTGACCGAAGAGGTCACCGGCATCGACATCGTGCAGGCCCAGATCAAGATTGCCGAAGGCAAGACCCTGACCGAGGCAACGCGCAAAGAGCGGCAGGAGGACATCCAACTGCACGGCCACGCCCTGCAGACACGGATCACCACCGAGGACCCGCAGAACAACTTCATCCCCGATTATGGCCGCATCACCGCCTTCCGCGAGGCGACAGGCATGGGCATCCGGCTGGACGGCGGCACCGCCTATTCCGGCGGCGTGATCACGCGGTTCTACGACAGCCTGCTGGTCAAGGTGACGGCCCACGCGCAAACCCCCGAGGCCGCAATCGCGCGGATGGACCGCGCCCTGCGCGAATTCCGTATTCGCGGCGTCAGCACCAACATCGCCTTTGTCGAGAACCTGCTGAAGCACCCGACATTCCTGAACAATACCTACACCACCAAGTTCATCGACGAGACGCCCGAGCTGTTCACCTTCTCCAGCCGACGCGACCGCGGCACCAAGGTGTTGACCTATATCGCGGACATCACCGTCAACGGGCACCCCGAAACCAAGGACCGCCCGCGCCCGCGCACGGACCTCAAGGATCCCCGCCCCCCCGTGCCCCGCGGCGAGCCGCAGATGGGCACGCGCAACCTGTTGGAGCAAAAGGGTCCGCAGGCCGTCGCCGACTGGATGAAAAAGCAAAAGCAGTTGCTGATCACCGACACGACGATGCGCGACGGGCACCAATCCTTGCTTGCCACGCGCATGCGCAGCCGCGACATGATCCGCGTGGCGCCGGCCTATGCCGCGCATCTGCCGCAGCTGTTCTCGGTCGAATGCTGGGGCGGCGCGACCTTCGACGTGGCCTACCGGTTCTTGCAGGAATGCCCGTGGCAGCGCTTGCGCGACCTGCGCGTGGCGATGCCCAACGTGATGTCCCAGATGCTGCTGCGTGCCTCAAACGGCGTGGGCTATACCAACTACCCCGACAACGTGGTGCAGGAATTCGTGCGCCAGGCCGCCAAGACAGGCGTCGATGTGTTCCGCGTGTTCGATTCGCTCAACTGGGTCGAAAACATGCGCGTCGCAATGGATGCCGTGATCGAATCGAACAAGATCTGCGAAGGCACGATCTGCTACACCGGCGACATCCTGAACCCCGATCGCGCGAAATATGACCTGAAATACTATGTCGGTATGGCCCGCGAGATGGAAGCCGCAGGCGCGCATGTTCTGGGCCTTAAGGATATGGCCGGATTGCTGAAACCCGCCGCCGCCCGCGTCCTGATCCGCGCGCTCAAGGAAGAGGTCGGTCTGCCGATCCACTTCCACACCCACGACACAGCCGGCATCGCCTGCGCCACAATTCTGGCCGCTGCCGATGCGGGCGTCGACGCGGTCGATTGCGCGATGGATGCGCTGTCGGGCAACACGTCTCAGGCCACGCTCGGCTCGATCGTCGAGGCGCTGTCGCATACCGACCGCGACACCGGCATCGACATCGGCGCCGTGCGCGAGATTTCCGACTATTGGGACAGTGTCCGCGCGCATTACGCCCCCTTCGAATCGTCGATGCAGGCCCCCTCGTCCGAGGTCTACCTGCACGAAATGCCCGGCGGGCAGTTCACCAACCTTAGGGAACAGGCCCGCTCGCTGGGTCTGGAGGATCGCTGGCCCGAGGTCGCGCAGACCTATGCCGACGTGAATCAGATGTTCGGCGATATTGTGAAGGTCACGCCATCGTCCAAGGTGGTCGGCGACATGGCCCTGATGATGGTATCCCAGGGTCTGACACGCGCCGAGGTCGAAGATCCGGCACATGATCTGTCCTTCCCCGACTCGGTGATCGACATGCTGCGCGGCAATCTTGGCCAGCCTCCCGGTGGCTTCCCCGCGGCCCTGACCGCCAAGGCGCTGAAGGGTGAGACGCCGGGCACCGACCGCCCCGGTGCACACCTGCCTCCCATCGATCTGGAAGAGACCCGAGCCGAGCTGAGCGCAGCAATGGAGGGCCGGGCCGTCGATGATGAGGATCTGAACGGATACCTGATGTATCCCAAGGTGTTCCTGGATTACATGGGGCGCCACCGCCTCTATGGCCCGGTACGCGCGCTGCCGACCCGCACGTTCTTTTACGGCATGAAGCCCGGGGAAGAGATCACCGCCGAGATCGATCCGGGCAAGACGCTGGAAATCCGTCTTCAGGCGGTCGGCGAAACAGGCGAAGATGGCGAAGTGCGCGTCTTTTTCGAACTGAACGGCCAGCCACGCGTCATTCGCGTGCCAAACCGTCTGGTCACCTCGCAAACCGCTGCCCGCCCCAAGGCCGAGCCCGGAAACCCCTGCCATATCGGCGCGCCGATGCCCGGCGTCGTCGCCAGCGTCGCCGCCGTGGTCGGGGCCGAGGTGAAGGCAGACGATCTGTTGCTGACCATTGAGGCAATGAAAATGGAGACCGGAATCTATGCCGAACGCGACGCAGTGGTGAAAGCCGTGCATGTCACGCCCGGCGGTCAGATTGACGCCAAGGACCTGCTAATCGAGCTGGAGTAA
- the betC gene encoding choline-sulfatase: MSRPNILIFMVDQLNGTFFPDGPADWLHAPNLKRLAARSTRFANCYTASPLCAPGRASFMSGLLPSRSRVYDNAAEFAADIPTYAHHLRRAGYQTCLSGKMHFVGPDQMHGFEERLTTDIYPADFGWTPDYRKPGERIEWWYHNMGSVTGAGVAEISNQMEYDDEVAYNSTRKVYDLGRGQDTRPWCLTVSFTHPHDPYVARKKYWDLYEDCEHLLPDVPAMDYAHHDPHSQRIFDANDWRSYDITEDHIRRARRAYFANISYLDDKIGEVLEALDGTRQTEDTIILFVSDHGDMLGERGMWFKMSFYEGSSRVPMMIAAPGMAPGRVDAPVSNIDVCPTLCDLAGVSMDEVAPWVEGQSLVPLGQGADREAPVAMEYAAEGSYAPLVSLRQDRWKFNRCALDPDQLFDLEADPHELNDLAADPAHAETLKQFSDMAGAHWDLGAFDAQVRESQARRWVVYEALRQGGYYPWDYQPLKKASERYMRNHMDLNEVEENARFPRGE, encoded by the coding sequence ATGAGCCGCCCCAATATCCTGATATTCATGGTCGACCAGTTGAACGGTACCTTTTTTCCCGATGGTCCCGCCGACTGGCTGCATGCGCCGAATCTCAAGCGTCTGGCGGCGCGCTCGACCCGCTTTGCCAATTGCTACACCGCCAGCCCGCTATGCGCGCCGGGGCGGGCCAGCTTCATGTCGGGACTGTTGCCGTCGCGCAGCCGGGTTTATGACAACGCCGCCGAATTCGCCGCCGACATCCCGACATATGCCCACCACCTGCGCCGGGCGGGCTATCAGACATGCCTGTCGGGTAAGATGCATTTTGTCGGCCCCGACCAGATGCACGGGTTCGAAGAGCGGCTCACGACCGATATCTACCCCGCCGATTTCGGCTGGACGCCTGACTATCGCAAACCGGGCGAGAGGATCGAGTGGTGGTATCACAACATGGGGTCCGTCACTGGCGCGGGGGTTGCCGAGATCTCCAATCAGATGGAATACGATGACGAGGTGGCGTATAATTCGACGCGCAAGGTCTATGATCTGGGGCGCGGTCAGGACACGCGGCCATGGTGCCTGACCGTCAGCTTTACCCATCCGCATGATCCCTATGTGGCGCGCAAGAAATACTGGGATCTGTATGAGGATTGCGAGCATCTTCTGCCGGATGTCCCGGCGATGGATTACGCCCATCACGATCCGCATTCGCAGCGCATCTTTGATGCCAATGACTGGCGCAGCTACGACATAACCGAGGATCATATCCGCCGCGCCCGCCGCGCCTATTTCGCCAATATCAGCTATCTGGACGACAAGATCGGCGAGGTGCTGGAGGCGCTGGACGGCACGCGCCAGACCGAGGACACGATCATCCTGTTCGTCTCCGATCACGGTGACATGCTGGGCGAGCGGGGAATGTGGTTCAAGATGTCGTTCTACGAGGGATCATCCCGCGTCCCGATGATGATCGCCGCGCCGGGAATGGCGCCGGGGCGGGTGGATGCGCCCGTCAGCAATATCGACGTCTGTCCGACGCTGTGCGATCTGGCTGGCGTGTCCATGGACGAGGTCGCGCCGTGGGTGGAGGGGCAAAGCCTTGTGCCGCTGGGGCAGGGCGCAGATCGCGAGGCGCCGGTGGCGATGGAATACGCCGCTGAAGGCTCCTATGCGCCGCTGGTGTCGCTGCGCCAAGACCGCTGGAAATTCAACCGCTGCGCGCTGGACCCCGATCAACTGTTCGATTTGGAGGCCGATCCGCATGAGTTGAATGACTTGGCTGCCGATCCGGCCCATGCGGAAACCCTGAAGCAATTCAGCGACATGGCTGGTGCGCACTGGGATCTGGGCGCGTTCGATGCGCAGGTCCGCGAAAGCCAGGCCCGCCGCTGGGTGGTGTACGAGGCGCTGCGTCAGGGCGGGTATTACCCGTGGGACTACCAGCCGCTGAAAAAGGCGTCCGAGCGGTACATGCGCAACCACATGGATTTGAACGAGGTCGAGGAAAACGCCCGTTTCCCGCGCGGAGAGTGA
- a CDS encoding ABC transporter substrate-binding protein, producing the protein MSLITNGRLDRRGFLKTTAAGAIAASLPLGGAMAATPKRGGNLRIGKGHGQTTDTLNPGTWENGYTIALTFAKDGHLTEVLADGSIGPEIAESWEASEDAKTWRFKIRKGVTFHSGKELTVQDVVASINFHRAEGTTSAAGPIIAAIQDITIEGDDTVVFTLDGGDADFPFIVSDYHLAILPATDDGIDWKSGDGCGSYKIKSFKPGVSTVLERNENHWRDDVAWFDSIEMLVLTDQNARTTALVSGDVDTVDKLDLKTIGLLSRNPNLVVSSIAGTQHFTFAMDSRQAPFSDNNVRLAMKYAVNREELVEKILFGYGSVGNDIPIGQNQQFYNTEMEQKTYDPDKAKFYLKEAGLESVDVELSASDAAFAGAVDAATLYQNSAKDAGINIKVVREANDGYWSDVWMKKPFTAVYWGGRPVQDQAFSISFTCGAEWNDGFWCNEKFDALLKQARAELDQDKRQQQYFELQEIVSTQGSIVIPMFANYVYATTKEIGMPEKAASNWDMDGERWAERWWFI; encoded by the coding sequence ATGTCGCTAATTACCAATGGTCGCCTTGATCGCCGCGGATTCCTGAAAACCACCGCCGCCGGTGCCATCGCGGCGTCCCTGCCGTTGGGCGGCGCCATGGCCGCCACGCCCAAGCGCGGCGGTAACCTGCGCATCGGTAAGGGCCACGGCCAGACCACTGATACGCTGAACCCCGGCACATGGGAAAACGGCTATACCATCGCTCTGACCTTCGCCAAGGACGGCCACCTGACCGAGGTGCTGGCCGACGGATCAATCGGCCCCGAAATCGCCGAAAGCTGGGAGGCATCCGAGGATGCCAAGACCTGGCGGTTCAAGATCCGCAAGGGCGTGACCTTCCATTCGGGCAAGGAGCTAACGGTTCAGGACGTCGTCGCGTCGATCAATTTCCACCGCGCCGAAGGCACGACCTCGGCCGCCGGTCCGATCATTGCCGCGATTCAGGATATCACCATCGAGGGCGACGACACCGTCGTCTTTACGCTGGATGGCGGCGATGCCGACTTCCCGTTCATCGTCAGCGATTACCATCTGGCCATCCTGCCCGCCACCGATGACGGCATCGACTGGAAGTCCGGCGATGGCTGCGGCAGCTACAAGATCAAGTCGTTCAAGCCGGGCGTCTCGACGGTGCTGGAGCGCAACGAAAACCACTGGCGCGACGATGTCGCGTGGTTCGACAGCATCGAAATGCTGGTCCTCACAGACCAGAACGCGCGCACCACGGCGCTGGTCTCGGGCGACGTCGATACCGTCGACAAGCTGGACCTCAAGACCATCGGCCTGCTGTCGCGCAATCCCAACCTCGTCGTCAGCTCGATCGCGGGCACGCAGCACTTCACCTTTGCCATGGATTCGCGTCAGGCACCCTTTAGCGACAACAACGTGCGCCTTGCGATGAAATACGCGGTAAATCGCGAGGAACTGGTTGAGAAGATCCTGTTCGGCTACGGCTCGGTCGGCAACGACATTCCGATTGGCCAGAACCAGCAATTCTATAACACCGAGATGGAACAGAAGACCTACGATCCGGACAAGGCCAAGTTCTACCTCAAGGAAGCAGGCCTGGAGTCGGTCGACGTTGAGTTGTCGGCCTCCGATGCCGCCTTTGCCGGTGCGGTCGATGCCGCAACGCTATACCAGAACTCGGCCAAGGATGCGGGCATCAACATCAAGGTCGTGCGCGAGGCGAACGATGGCTATTGGTCCGACGTCTGGATGAAAAAACCGTTCACGGCGGTCTATTGGGGTGGCCGACCGGTGCAGGATCAGGCGTTTTCGATCTCCTTCACCTGCGGGGCCGAATGGAACGACGGTTTCTGGTGCAACGAGAAGTTCGACGCATTGCTGAAACAGGCCCGCGCCGAGCTGGATCAGGACAAGCGCCAGCAGCAGTATTTCGAGCTGCAAGAGATCGTCAGCACCCAAGGGTCGATCGTCATCCCGATGTTCGCCAACTACGTCTATGCCACGACCAAGGAGATCGGGATGCCCGAAAAGGCCGCGTCCAACTGGGACATGGACGGCGAACGCTGGGCCGAGCGGTGGTGGTTCATCTGA
- a CDS encoding short-chain fatty acyl-CoA regulator family protein: MRARKLYAGAKLRETRQRIGLTQKDFAARLGVSLPYLNQMENNNRPVSTTVVLALAQEFGFDVTELGSGEAERMVSDMREALADPIFAATPDMAELRLVASSAPALARAFLELHSAYRQTHERLASLDEALGRDDAQTQQSPWTEVRDFFHYCDNYIDAVDRAAERFGGTDGTAQTRAVEALAKIGITVVNTDDGPLRRLDRGSGILYLSARAAPETRSFQMLLQLALLTQDKLLEATLDLARFQSGEARGIAKIGLANYYAGAALMPYTTFLQAARECRHDLEILAHRFGASIEQVCHRLSTLQRPGAKGIPFFFVRVDQAGTITKRHSATRMQFARYGGACPLWNVHRAFETPGRFLRQLAETPDGVRYINLARDVSKPGGHFGAPVRRFAIALGCEVKHAPALVYADTLDLSSAGAFEPIGISCRICERTDCHQRSIPPLERRLTIRPDARGVLPYEVG, translated from the coding sequence ATGCGCGCACGCAAACTCTATGCCGGGGCCAAGCTGCGCGAGACGCGCCAGCGCATCGGCCTGACGCAAAAGGATTTTGCCGCCCGGCTGGGCGTGTCCCTGCCCTATCTGAACCAGATGGAAAACAACAACCGCCCCGTCAGCACCACCGTCGTGCTGGCTCTGGCGCAGGAATTCGGATTCGACGTGACCGAGCTGGGCTCGGGCGAGGCCGAGCGCATGGTATCGGACATGCGCGAGGCGCTGGCCGATCCGATCTTTGCCGCAACGCCGGACATGGCCGAATTGCGGCTGGTCGCCTCCAGTGCGCCTGCCCTCGCGCGCGCCTTTCTGGAGCTGCACAGCGCCTATCGCCAGACGCACGAGCGGTTGGCCTCACTGGACGAGGCGCTGGGCCGCGACGATGCGCAGACGCAGCAAAGCCCATGGACCGAAGTGCGTGATTTCTTCCATTATTGCGACAATTACATCGACGCGGTCGATCGCGCCGCCGAGCGGTTTGGCGGCACGGATGGCACCGCCCAGACCCGCGCGGTCGAGGCGCTGGCAAAGATCGGCATCACCGTGGTCAACACCGATGACGGACCGCTGCGGCGGCTCGACCGGGGGAGCGGTATTCTCTACCTCAGTGCGCGTGCGGCGCCGGAAACGCGCAGCTTCCAGATGCTGTTGCAACTGGCGCTGCTGACGCAGGACAAGCTGCTGGAGGCGACGCTGGATCTGGCCCGGTTCCAATCGGGCGAGGCGCGCGGTATCGCAAAAATCGGGCTGGCCAATTACTATGCCGGCGCGGCGCTGATGCCTTACACGACATTCCTGCAAGCGGCGCGCGAATGCCGCCACGATCTGGAAATCCTCGCCCATCGCTTTGGCGCGTCGATCGAGCAGGTGTGCCACCGCCTGTCGACCCTGCAACGCCCCGGCGCCAAGGGCATCCCGTTCTTCTTCGTGCGCGTCGATCAGGCCGGCACCATCACCAAGCGTCATTCGGCCACGCGGATGCAGTTCGCGCGCTACGGCGGGGCCTGCCCCCTGTGGAACGTCCACCGCGCGTTCGAGACACCGGGCCGTTTCCTGCGCCAACTGGCCGAAACACCCGACGGCGTGCGCTATATCAACCTTGCGCGCGACGTGTCCAAACCGGGCGGCCATTTCGGCGCGCCGGTCCGCCGTTTTGCCATCGCGCTGGGATGCGAGGTGAAACACGCGCCCGCACTGGTCTATGCGGACACGCTGGACCTGAGCAGCGCGGGCGCGTTCGAGCCGATCGGCATCTCCTGCCGCATCTGCGAGCGGACGGACTGCCATCAGCGGTCCATCCCCCCGCTAGAGCGGCGCCTGACGATCCGCCCGGATGCGCGCGGCGTGCTACCCTACGAGGTAGGTTAA